One Cohnella candidum genomic region harbors:
- a CDS encoding glycoside hydrolase family 32 protein, protein MKHQELARKATHWVAAHRERAADDYWKLRYHVTPPMHWMNDPNGFCFYRGEYHLFYQYHPYSAYWDDIHWGHVKSADLVFWTEMPIALAPSEDYDRDGCFSGSAIEKDGLLFLMYTGNRWTGGNRDTDLEQAQCLAISADGIRFDKWSENPVIRKAPDGDIHPYHFRDPKVWRHGDQFYCVLGSRTREHVGQLLLYVSADLMNWEFIGIPAQGSDPDRDGYMWECPDLFRLDGQDVLVMSPQGVKPTGDKFLNLHQAGYMLGELDYASGKFQHGPFEMLDYGFDFYAPQTMEDGQGRRIMMAWMAMWESSMPERDRHWAGAMTLPRQLSLEEGQIRCRPIPELEKLRGGLTAYDDIEVSGDVRLDGVFGDGYELELLIDASGAAVAGVALRVDEVAGEETVISFRPSEQTVTLNREKSGSGPGGIRKAPVRSEDGLLQLRLFVDRSSVEAFLQDGEKTMTARIYPGERSTGIRFFAEGTMKIVRLRKWDLQRSVGAAEGVVHGE, encoded by the coding sequence GAACGGGCGGCGGACGATTACTGGAAACTGCGGTACCATGTGACGCCGCCGATGCATTGGATGAACGATCCGAACGGTTTTTGTTTTTACAGGGGGGAATACCATCTTTTTTATCAGTACCACCCTTATTCGGCTTATTGGGACGATATCCATTGGGGACATGTCAAAAGCGCCGATCTCGTTTTTTGGACCGAAATGCCGATCGCGCTGGCGCCTTCCGAGGATTATGACCGGGACGGTTGTTTCTCGGGAAGCGCCATCGAGAAAGACGGGCTGCTGTTCCTGATGTATACGGGCAACCGTTGGACGGGCGGCAACCGGGATACCGACCTGGAGCAAGCCCAGTGCTTGGCGATCAGCGCAGACGGAATCCGTTTTGACAAGTGGTCAGAAAATCCGGTGATCCGCAAGGCGCCCGACGGCGATATCCATCCGTACCATTTCCGCGATCCCAAGGTTTGGCGTCACGGCGACCAATTTTACTGCGTCCTCGGATCCCGAACGCGCGAGCATGTTGGACAACTGTTGCTGTACGTCTCGGCCGATCTCATGAATTGGGAATTCATCGGCATTCCCGCCCAAGGGTCGGACCCGGATCGGGACGGCTACATGTGGGAATGCCCGGACTTGTTCCGTCTGGACGGCCAAGACGTGCTCGTGATGTCACCTCAAGGCGTGAAACCGACGGGAGACAAGTTCCTGAACTTGCACCAAGCCGGCTATATGCTTGGCGAACTGGATTACGCGTCCGGGAAATTCCAACACGGGCCGTTCGAGATGCTCGATTACGGATTCGATTTTTACGCGCCGCAGACAATGGAGGACGGGCAAGGCCGCCGAATCATGATGGCTTGGATGGCAATGTGGGAAAGTTCGATGCCGGAGCGGGACCGCCACTGGGCGGGCGCCATGACGCTGCCGCGGCAACTGTCGCTGGAAGAAGGGCAAATCCGCTGCAGGCCGATCCCGGAGCTTGAGAAGCTTCGTGGCGGCCTTACGGCATACGACGATATCGAAGTATCGGGAGATGTGCGGCTGGACGGGGTTTTCGGTGACGGCTACGAGTTGGAATTGCTGATCGACGCGTCGGGGGCGGCGGTAGCCGGCGTCGCGCTTCGGGTGGACGAGGTCGCCGGCGAAGAGACGGTTATCTCGTTCCGTCCTTCGGAACAAACGGTCACGCTCAATCGCGAAAAATCGGGAAGCGGCCCGGGAGGCATACGGAAAGCGCCGGTACGATCGGAGGACGGACTGCTGCAGCTTCGGCTGTTCGTGGACCGGTCTTCCGTGGAAGCGTTCCTGCAAGACGGAGAGAAAACGATGACGGCGAGAATATACCCGGGCGAACGCTCGACCGGGATCCGGTTTTTCGCCGAAGGAACCATGAAGATCGTCCGATTGCGCAAATGGGATTTACAACGAAGCGTAGGAGCGGCGGAAGGAGTCGTGCACGGTGAATAG
- a CDS encoding glycoside hydrolase family 13 protein: MNRAWWKEAVVYQIYPRSFMDSNGDGIGDLQGIVSKLDYLKEFGIDVIWICPTYKSPNDDNGYDISDYQDIMDEFGTMGDFDRLLEEVHARGMKLILDLVINHTSDEHPWFIESRSGKDSGKRDYYIWSDPKDGAEPNNWESIFGGPAWELDEASGQYYMHIFSRKQPDLNWENPKVRQELYDMVNWWLDKGIDGFRVDAISHIKKVPGFPDLPNPEGRKLVPSFDGHMNREGIHVFLDELKRETLSRYDVMTVGEANGVSVEDTEDVDLWVGEENGKFNMIFQFEHLKLWNTGEGGRPDLPAFKKTLTRWQKGLEGRGWNALFMENHDLPRSVSIWGDEGAYRVQSAKALATMYFLMHGTPYIYQGQEIGMTNVRFDSIEDYNDVAIRNLYRIESENGKSHEEIMKGIWSHGRDNSRTPMQWNDGPNAGFTEGKPWLKTNPNYRAINVAQDIDDPDSIYHHYRRLIRLRKQLAVAVYGTYDLLLPEHESVYAYTRTLGDDLLLVAVNLSEAAATVNLPKDLRLETSELLLASDAGASPDAATEMMTLKPFESRVYLIER; encoded by the coding sequence GTGAATAGGGCATGGTGGAAAGAAGCTGTGGTATACCAGATCTACCCCCGAAGCTTCATGGACAGCAACGGGGACGGAATCGGAGATCTGCAAGGCATCGTCTCCAAGCTGGATTATTTGAAGGAATTCGGCATCGACGTCATTTGGATCTGCCCGACGTACAAATCGCCGAACGACGATAACGGATACGACATTTCCGACTATCAGGACATCATGGACGAATTCGGCACGATGGGAGACTTCGATCGGCTGCTGGAAGAAGTGCATGCCCGGGGCATGAAGCTCATTTTGGACTTAGTCATCAACCATACGTCGGACGAGCATCCCTGGTTCATCGAATCGCGGTCGGGCAAGGACAGCGGGAAACGCGATTATTACATTTGGAGCGACCCGAAGGACGGCGCGGAACCGAACAACTGGGAGAGCATCTTCGGCGGTCCTGCTTGGGAATTGGACGAAGCGAGCGGGCAGTACTACATGCACATTTTCTCCCGCAAGCAGCCGGACCTGAATTGGGAAAATCCGAAGGTGCGCCAAGAGCTTTACGACATGGTCAACTGGTGGCTCGACAAAGGCATCGACGGGTTCCGGGTGGACGCGATTTCCCACATCAAGAAAGTGCCGGGTTTTCCGGACCTCCCGAATCCTGAAGGACGGAAGCTCGTTCCTTCGTTCGACGGTCACATGAACCGCGAAGGCATCCACGTTTTTCTTGACGAACTGAAACGCGAAACGCTGTCCCGGTATGACGTCATGACGGTCGGCGAAGCCAACGGCGTCAGCGTGGAGGATACGGAGGACGTCGATCTCTGGGTAGGAGAAGAAAACGGCAAGTTCAATATGATCTTCCAGTTCGAACACTTGAAGCTTTGGAACACGGGAGAGGGCGGACGGCCGGACCTGCCGGCTTTCAAAAAGACGCTCACCCGTTGGCAAAAGGGCTTGGAGGGCCGAGGCTGGAACGCTTTGTTCATGGAGAACCATGACCTTCCCCGCTCGGTATCCATCTGGGGCGACGAAGGCGCATACCGCGTACAGTCCGCCAAGGCGCTCGCCACGATGTACTTCCTGATGCACGGAACGCCGTATATTTATCAAGGGCAGGAAATCGGCATGACGAACGTGCGGTTCGACTCCATTGAGGACTACAACGACGTCGCCATCCGCAACCTGTATCGGATCGAGTCCGAGAACGGCAAAAGCCACGAGGAGATCATGAAGGGCATCTGGTCCCACGGAAGGGACAACTCCCGAACGCCCATGCAGTGGAATGATGGCCCGAATGCCGGTTTTACCGAGGGCAAGCCGTGGCTCAAAACCAATCCGAACTACCGGGCGATCAACGTCGCACAGGACATCGACGACCCTGATTCGATCTATCACCATTACAGGCGGCTTATCCGCCTGCGCAAGCAGCTTGCCGTCGCCGTTTACGGCACTTACGATCTGCTGCTGCCGGAGCATGAGAGCGTATATGCTTATACGAGAACGTTGGGCGATGACTTGCTGCTGGTCGCGGTTAATCTATCCGAAGCGGCGGCGACCGTTAACCTGCCTAAAGATTTACGGCTTGAAACGTCGGAGCTGCTGCTCGCGAGCGACGCGGGTGCCAGCCCTGACGCCGCGACGGAAATGATGACTTTAAAGCCGTTCGAGTCGAGAGTATACTTAATAGAGCGATGA